The Chloracidobacterium sp. genome window below encodes:
- the hslU gene encoding ATP-dependent protease ATPase subunit HslU, producing MVIYLPGTVEETPRLDDLTPRQIVQELDKHVVGQAAAKRAVAIALRNRVRRQKLPPDLAQDVIPKNIIMIGSTGVGKTEIARRLARLANSPFLKVEASKFTEVGYVGRDVESIIRDLVDIAVDLVREEKIAEVEEKARQNAEERLLDILLPARRDGESVLPEDEAAFQRTREKLRQQLREGKLDNRIVEIEVKERSFPSGIEIITPQGVEEMDINLRDMLSGLFPGTRTKLRKMSVSEAIEYLVQEEEQKLVDMDQVARLAVERVEESGIVFLDEIDKIAGRENGSGPDVSREGVQRDILPIIEGTTVNTRYGMVRTDHILFIAAGAFHVSKPSDLIPELQGRFPIRVNLDPLTKEDFKRILTEPRNSLIRQYVALLETEGVTLEITEDAIEAVADFAYTVNQNTENIGARRLHTVMEKVLDEVSFAAPDLENKHFRVDAEYVRKVLADIVQNEDLSKYIL from the coding sequence ATGGTCATCTACTTACCCGGTACTGTTGAAGAAACGCCGCGACTTGACGACCTTACACCCCGTCAGATTGTTCAAGAACTCGATAAGCATGTGGTTGGCCAAGCGGCGGCAAAGCGCGCCGTTGCCATTGCGCTCCGCAACCGGGTACGCCGCCAGAAGCTGCCGCCCGACCTCGCTCAGGATGTTATCCCAAAAAACATCATCATGATTGGCTCTACCGGCGTCGGGAAGACGGAAATCGCCCGTCGTCTGGCTCGTCTAGCCAACTCACCGTTTCTCAAGGTGGAAGCCTCCAAGTTCACCGAAGTTGGCTATGTCGGGCGGGATGTGGAATCCATCATCCGCGATCTGGTGGACATTGCGGTTGACTTGGTGCGCGAGGAAAAAATCGCCGAAGTCGAAGAAAAGGCACGCCAAAACGCCGAGGAACGTCTGCTGGACATCTTGTTACCGGCACGCCGGGACGGCGAATCAGTCCTACCGGAAGACGAAGCCGCCTTTCAGCGGACGCGCGAAAAACTCCGCCAGCAGTTGCGGGAAGGGAAGCTCGACAATCGGATTGTCGAAATTGAGGTCAAGGAGCGTAGCTTCCCGTCCGGCATCGAAATCATCACGCCGCAGGGCGTCGAGGAGATGGACATCAACCTCCGCGACATGCTGTCTGGCCTCTTTCCAGGCACACGCACTAAGCTGCGTAAGATGTCCGTCAGTGAAGCCATTGAGTACCTCGTGCAAGAAGAGGAACAAAAGCTGGTGGACATGGATCAGGTGGCGCGGCTGGCGGTTGAGCGCGTCGAAGAGTCCGGTATTGTCTTTCTTGACGAAATTGACAAAATCGCCGGACGCGAAAACGGCAGCGGCCCAGATGTCTCCCGCGAGGGCGTCCAGCGCGATATCCTGCCGATCATTGAAGGCACAACGGTCAACACGCGCTACGGCATGGTGCGCACTGACCATATCCTGTTTATCGCCGCTGGAGCGTTTCATGTTTCCAAACCTTCCGATCTGATTCCGGAACTCCAAGGGCGGTTTCCGATTCGTGTCAATCTGGACCCGCTGACCAAGGAAGACTTCAAACGGATTTTGACAGAACCGCGCAACTCGCTGATTCGGCAGTACGTCGCCCTGCTTGAAACCGAAGGCGTCACCTTGGAAATCACTGAAGACGCCATTGAAGCAGTGGCCGACTTCGCTTACACGGTCAACCAAAACACTGAAAATATCGGCGCGCGCCGGCTGCATACGGTCATGGAAAAGGTGCTGGACGAGGTTTCCTTCGCTGCGCCGGATTTGGAAAACAAACACTTTAGGGTGGACGCCGAATACGTCCGCAAGGTGTTGGCCGACATCGTCCAGAATGAAGACCTCAGCAAGTACATCCTGTAG